A window of the Methanobrevibacter sp. TMH8 genome harbors these coding sequences:
- a CDS encoding multidrug efflux SMR transporter, which translates to MNPWIYLIIAGIAEIGWALSLKFSEGFTNTIMSISTVIIMVISIVFLSFALKEIPIGTAYAIWTAIGAVGVAIVGMIFLGETKTLIRIFCIMLVIGGIIGLKISG; encoded by the coding sequence ATGAATCCATGGATATATCTCATAATTGCAGGAATTGCAGAAATCGGATGGGCACTTTCACTTAAGTTCTCTGAAGGTTTTACTAATACAATCATGTCAATATCAACTGTAATTATTATGGTTATAAGTATAGTATTTTTATCTTTTGCTCTAAAAGAAATACCAATTGGAACAGCTTATGCTATATGGACAGCCATAGGTGCTGTTGGAGTAGCTATTGTAGGAATGATATTTCTAGGAGAAACAAAAACATTAATCAGAATTTTTTGTATTATGCTAGTTATCGGAGGAATAATTGGTTTAAAAATTTCTGGATAA
- the cobK gene encoding precorrin-6A reductase encodes MNSKVGKLESKFSNLRVFLMGGTKDSINIIKFLKETYNSSYILTTTTTNYGGKLAKEAGSDDVVDKPLSESEILNLLNNYFDENGFDVFIDATHPFASHVTSTAIKTSKIANIPYIRFERPGTDYSNFENHSNNIYFVDSFEEAGDLISTNFFNNNILHLAGVNTIESILSSSKSKIDKKNFFVRVLPIKSSIEKCNNLGIYGENIIAMQGIFSKKFNKALMEELNTQVIITKESGDIGGVHSKIAAAIDLKIAVILVNRPKIKELENEFIINDIDQLKISLENIL; translated from the coding sequence ATGAATAGTAAAGTAGGTAAATTAGAGTCCAAGTTCTCTAATTTACGAGTTTTTTTAATGGGTGGAACTAAGGATTCTATTAATATAATTAAATTTTTAAAAGAAACCTATAATTCATCATATATATTAACTACAACAACTACCAATTACGGTGGAAAATTAGCTAAAGAAGCAGGATCTGATGATGTAGTTGATAAACCATTGTCTGAATCTGAAATATTGAATCTTTTGAATAATTATTTTGATGAAAATGGTTTTGATGTTTTTATCGATGCTACACATCCTTTTGCATCTCATGTAACATCAACAGCTATTAAAACTTCAAAAATAGCTAATATTCCTTATATTCGTTTTGAAAGGCCTGGAACTGATTATTCAAATTTTGAAAACCATAGTAATAATATATATTTTGTTGATTCTTTTGAAGAAGCAGGAGATTTAATATCTACTAATTTTTTTAATAATAATATTCTTCATTTAGCTGGAGTAAATACAATAGAATCTATTCTTTCATCTTCAAAATCAAAAATTGATAAAAAAAACTTTTTTGTCCGTGTGCTTCCAATTAAATCTTCTATTGAAAAATGTAACAATCTTGGAATTTATGGTGAAAATATAATTGCAATGCAAGGTATTTTCTCAAAAAAATTTAATAAGGCCTTAATGGAAGAATTAAATACTCAAGTTATTATTACAAAAGAAAGTGGGGATATAGGAGGAGTTCATTCAAAAATAGCTGCTGCTATTGACCTAAAAATAGCTGTTATATTAGTTAATAGACCAAAGATAAAAGAATTAGAAAATGAGTTCATTATTAATGATATAGATCAATTAAAAATTTCTTTAGAAAATATTTTATAA